From Frateuria aurantia DSM 6220, one genomic window encodes:
- a CDS encoding cytochrome P450, which yields MNHRLPRRIKLSVLTACNHHHGPVIKGAGRYRSASLHSASEWISLGQASENCMSPIQRECPCSARTDITISPHPHSVPPAKGKPAFALWLLYLAIIITLIGAWLLHPVLGIALAAGLAIAAAAWTSWHNQRQARRFRRVTGIDNTGPERLPVLGALRTFCDIALRRQTQLRDIDLQRMRRYGDIYLMFLGTMPIVVVTCSRLAGRISTALDVFAKSDPRDLNMPFYYQWVGNNNVVLANGEAWRRIRRITHPPLNRVHLFSPIFRRKALLLCESIASQLPATGTADIKLQRWLKAVSLDSAGEALFGYDFNHLKQQRNPGVDALDYILAQVFNPLRRMLPIINQLPLPSNRRLQRSMTLLDQLVLNLVRSTRNRQSETPRNHVLELLLREHAEEHLSDEELRNNIIAMVLASHETTQVALGGVLYHLARYPQWQQQIRQEATELFPDLDAAFAQPGHHEDGRHSLAFRSLQSFHTLSRFILESMRIYSPLAHQNPRTTTRATELAGYQIPIGTLVSINIHAIHMNPREWTQPERFDPERFTGESSQFSHAYLPFGTGPRICAGRLFSLMEQKIVICHLLRRFDIELPSPDYILPLERGSFTGMHDASFRLRFRQRTSPAD from the coding sequence ATGAATCATCGCCTTCCCCGCAGGATCAAGCTGTCAGTTCTGACAGCTTGCAACCACCACCATGGGCCCGTTATCAAGGGCGCAGGTCGGTACCGTTCTGCATCGCTCCACTCTGCCAGTGAGTGGATCAGCCTTGGCCAAGCCAGCGAGAACTGCATGTCGCCAATCCAAAGGGAATGCCCTTGTTCCGCAAGGACCGATATCACGATATCGCCCCACCCCCATTCGGTGCCGCCCGCCAAAGGCAAACCTGCCTTTGCACTTTGGCTCTTGTACCTTGCCATCATCATCACTCTGATCGGAGCCTGGCTCCTGCACCCAGTCCTCGGTATAGCGTTGGCCGCGGGCCTTGCAATTGCTGCGGCCGCCTGGACTTCCTGGCACAATCAACGACAGGCCCGCCGGTTCCGTCGTGTTACCGGTATCGACAACACCGGCCCTGAACGACTTCCAGTGCTTGGCGCACTGCGTACTTTCTGCGATATCGCTTTGCGCCGGCAAACCCAGCTGAGGGATATCGACCTGCAACGCATGCGGCGTTACGGCGATATCTACCTGATGTTTCTGGGTACCATGCCCATCGTTGTGGTCACCTGTTCCAGATTGGCCGGACGCATTTCCACCGCATTGGACGTGTTTGCCAAAAGTGATCCGCGTGATCTCAACATGCCTTTCTACTACCAATGGGTAGGCAACAACAATGTGGTGCTGGCCAACGGCGAGGCTTGGCGCCGGATCCGGCGGATCACACACCCCCCGTTGAACAGGGTGCACCTGTTTTCCCCCATATTCAGGCGCAAGGCGCTCCTGCTTTGCGAAAGCATCGCAAGCCAGCTACCAGCAACCGGCACGGCTGATATCAAGCTGCAACGGTGGCTGAAGGCAGTCTCTCTGGACAGCGCAGGCGAAGCCTTGTTCGGCTACGATTTCAACCATTTGAAGCAGCAGCGCAATCCGGGCGTCGATGCGCTCGACTATATCCTCGCCCAGGTGTTCAACCCCCTGCGTCGCATGCTGCCAATCATCAATCAGCTGCCACTGCCTTCCAATCGCCGCCTGCAGCGTTCCATGACGCTTCTGGATCAACTGGTCCTCAACCTGGTCCGGAGCACCCGAAACCGTCAGAGTGAAACGCCCCGCAACCATGTACTGGAACTTCTTTTGCGCGAGCATGCCGAGGAACATCTGAGCGACGAGGAGCTGCGCAACAACATCATCGCGATGGTACTGGCCAGCCATGAAACCACCCAGGTCGCGCTGGGCGGTGTCTTGTATCACCTGGCCAGATATCCGCAATGGCAGCAACAGATACGGCAGGAGGCGACCGAACTCTTCCCGGATCTGGACGCGGCCTTCGCTCAACCGGGTCATCACGAGGATGGCCGTCACAGCCTCGCCTTCAGAAGCCTGCAATCATTTCATACCTTGAGCCGCTTCATTCTGGAAAGCATGCGAATCTATTCGCCGCTGGCCCATCAGAATCCGCGCACCACGACCCGGGCCACCGAGCTGGCCGGTTACCAGATTCCAATCGGCACCCTGGTCAGCATCAATATTCACGCCATCCATATGAATCCACGGGAATGGACGCAACCCGAGCGATTTGATCCTGAACGTTTCACTGGCGAATCCTCGCAATTCAGCCATGCCTATCTGCCGTTTGGTACCGGGCCACGCATTTGTGCGGGGCGGCTGTTCTCGCTGATGGAACAGAAGATCGTCATCTGCCATCTGCTGCGACGATTCGATATCGAGCTGCCAAGCCCCGACTACATACTGCCACTGGAACGCGGCAGCTTTACCGGCATGCACGATGCAAGTTTCAGGCTTCGTTTCCGTCAGCGCACGAGTCCCGCGGATTAG
- the thrS gene encoding threonine--tRNA ligase, giving the protein MPMLSIRIDGREHRFEQGISVSEVACAIGAAAEGQWLLGGYLDGQWVMPDHRIECNGRLHVVTESSPEALDLLRHGLAFLLAAAVRHLHSGSAAGSIQMTETGFAMDFDTGRPLLAAELGPIQAHMQRALAQGQAVISHQVGREEALSMLSMPDERYQRQLAERWLPAQTLWTHALAEFVLISIRPMPALIESHCAFRLMQVSGAYWNGDSTQPMLTRIHVAAWFHADHLQRSLDQLQEIEKRDHRKLGKQLDLFHFEEQAPGMVYWHPAGWSLWQVIEQYVRDDFRKSGYQEVRGPQLMDVQLWKRSGHWRHYQQHMFLTESERRRYAVKPMSCPGHVEIYKAGHHSYRDLPVRYAEFGNCHRNEPSGALHGLLRVRGFTQDDGHVFCTADQIEAEVAAFHRQAMQVYRDFGFDAISLKLALRPPRRMGDDASWDRTEGALRSALARADIAWDELPGEGAFYGPKLEYHLSDSMGRNWQLGTLQVDFLMPERLDATFVDAHGQRRHPVMLHRAILGSMERFIGILIEHCGGWFPLWLAPVQAVVLSVGIQQADYAVKVATGLQERGIRCHADIRHETLALKTREHSLRKVPYLLIAGDREARSASVTMRARRGEPSRTLPWQAFAQLVEHKPFRFNGHPRESET; this is encoded by the coding sequence ATGCCGATGCTGAGCATCCGTATCGATGGTCGGGAGCATCGATTCGAGCAGGGCATCAGCGTCAGCGAAGTGGCCTGCGCCATTGGAGCGGCTGCCGAAGGCCAATGGTTATTGGGCGGCTATCTCGATGGGCAATGGGTGATGCCCGATCACCGCATTGAGTGCAATGGCCGCCTGCATGTCGTCACCGAGTCTTCACCCGAGGCGCTGGATCTGCTGCGCCATGGCCTTGCCTTTCTGCTGGCTGCAGCTGTGCGGCATCTGCATTCCGGCAGTGCAGCTGGGTCGATCCAGATGACGGAGACCGGGTTTGCGATGGACTTCGATACCGGGCGGCCGCTGCTGGCTGCCGAACTGGGCCCGATCCAGGCTCATATGCAGCGAGCACTGGCGCAGGGTCAAGCGGTGATCAGTCACCAGGTCGGGCGCGAAGAGGCCCTTTCCATGCTGTCGATGCCTGACGAGCGGTATCAGCGTCAGCTGGCGGAGCGATGGCTTCCGGCGCAGACGCTGTGGACGCATGCGCTAGCTGAGTTCGTCCTGATCTCCATCCGGCCGATGCCGGCGCTGATCGAGTCGCACTGCGCATTCAGGTTGATGCAGGTTTCAGGAGCCTATTGGAACGGTGACAGCACGCAACCGATGTTGACGCGCATTCATGTGGCCGCCTGGTTTCATGCGGATCATTTGCAACGCAGCCTGGATCAGTTGCAGGAGATCGAAAAGCGCGACCATCGCAAGCTGGGCAAGCAGCTGGATCTGTTCCACTTCGAGGAGCAGGCCCCCGGCATGGTGTACTGGCACCCCGCCGGCTGGTCGTTGTGGCAGGTCATCGAGCAGTATGTCCGTGATGACTTTCGAAAGAGCGGATATCAGGAGGTGCGCGGCCCGCAGCTGATGGATGTGCAATTGTGGAAACGTTCCGGGCATTGGCGGCACTATCAGCAGCATATGTTCCTCACCGAATCGGAAAGACGCCGCTATGCCGTCAAGCCGATGAGCTGCCCCGGGCACGTGGAAATCTACAAGGCCGGGCACCATAGCTATCGCGACCTTCCCGTTCGCTATGCCGAGTTCGGCAATTGCCATCGCAATGAGCCCTCAGGTGCTCTGCATGGCCTGTTGCGGGTGCGGGGCTTCACTCAGGATGACGGCCATGTGTTCTGCACCGCTGATCAGATCGAGGCGGAAGTGGCGGCCTTCCATCGGCAGGCGATGCAGGTCTATCGCGACTTCGGTTTTGATGCCATCAGCCTCAAGCTGGCGTTGCGCCCGCCGCGGCGGATGGGGGATGATGCCAGCTGGGACCGCACGGAAGGGGCGCTGCGTTCAGCACTGGCCAGGGCCGATATCGCCTGGGATGAGTTGCCAGGCGAGGGCGCTTTCTATGGCCCCAAGCTGGAGTATCACCTGAGCGATTCGATGGGGCGCAACTGGCAGCTGGGGACCTTGCAGGTGGATTTTCTGATGCCCGAACGACTCGATGCAACTTTTGTCGATGCCCATGGGCAGCGACGTCATCCGGTGATGCTGCACCGGGCCATTCTGGGATCGATGGAGCGCTTCATCGGCATTCTGATCGAGCATTGCGGTGGCTGGTTTCCGCTGTGGCTGGCTCCCGTGCAGGCCGTAGTACTCAGCGTCGGCATCCAGCAGGCAGACTATGCCGTCAAGGTTGCGACCGGGCTGCAGGAGCGGGGCATTCGCTGCCATGCCGATATCCGGCATGAAACCCTGGCGTTGAAGACCCGTGAGCACAGCCTGCGCAAGGTCCCGTATCTGCTGATTGCGGGCGACCGCGAGGCACGCTCCGCCTCGGTGACGATGCGCGCCCGTCGGGGCGAGCCGTCGCGTACCCTGCCCTGGCAGGCCTTTGCGCAGCTGGTCGAACACAAGCCTTTCCGTTTCAATGGCCACCCGCGAGAAAGCGAAACATGA
- a CDS encoding glycoside hydrolase family 32 protein gives MSDISNPPLPRRAMLGLLATGAAAISLGAEAVPASQNGMAANGKRGKHEPNASHPELADRPGGNHQSLAPAAVDIMYRPAIHYSPKLGFMNDPNGLLHRDGLYHLYFQYDPDASLAGHVHWGHATSSDLYHWHDQPIAIDETPSGEAFTGSVVADPDNLSGLFKAGQTGMVAIYTRASAHSQTQWIATGLDGQTLTDAPGNPVLDLHSDSFRDPKVIFHAPSGQWVMVVALSRLHQIGFFTSPDLQHWTEASRFGPAGLLGIDYECPNLVELPVADGGSRWVLFVSINPGSPQGGSCTQYFVGDFDGRAFTADRPVAQIIDFAKDFYALQFYAGVEKPTAIAWMGNWQYCQEVPTHAWRGLMTLPREMSLAHDPIQGLRLAQQPAGLEALRGPRIAMDPGRIDAGSARQVALPEGQAIELSITFEIDNDPSGPAAGGKGRGGRFAIEFSNDQGEMLSIGVDALAQQAWLDRSRLRGFSQPFFTGQFSTPIAPRDRRARFRIILDACSVEVFTQDGMEVGTALIYPAAPLNLLRLHTSGSDAIVHAVELHPLAKTMERSTWSGEV, from the coding sequence ATGAGCGACATTTCGAACCCGCCCCTTCCCCGCCGGGCCATGCTGGGTCTGCTGGCCACTGGTGCCGCAGCCATCAGCCTGGGCGCCGAAGCCGTTCCGGCCAGCCAGAACGGCATGGCAGCCAATGGCAAGCGCGGCAAGCACGAGCCCAACGCCTCGCATCCCGAGCTGGCCGATCGTCCCGGCGGCAATCACCAGTCACTGGCACCCGCTGCCGTCGACATCATGTATCGACCGGCGATTCACTATTCGCCGAAGCTGGGCTTCATGAATGACCCCAACGGCCTGCTGCACCGAGACGGGCTCTACCACCTCTACTTCCAGTACGACCCCGACGCCTCGCTGGCCGGTCACGTGCACTGGGGGCATGCCACCAGCAGCGACCTGTATCACTGGCATGATCAGCCCATCGCCATCGACGAGACCCCGTCCGGCGAAGCCTTCACCGGCAGCGTGGTGGCCGATCCGGACAATCTCTCCGGACTGTTCAAAGCCGGCCAGACCGGCATGGTGGCGATCTACACCCGCGCCAGCGCTCACAGCCAGACGCAGTGGATTGCCACCGGCCTGGATGGACAGACCCTGACCGATGCGCCCGGCAATCCGGTGCTCGACCTGCATAGTGATTCTTTTCGGGATCCCAAGGTGATCTTCCATGCGCCCAGCGGGCAATGGGTGATGGTCGTCGCCCTGTCACGCCTGCACCAGATCGGATTCTTCACCTCACCGGACCTGCAGCATTGGACCGAGGCCAGCCGCTTCGGTCCGGCCGGCCTGCTCGGCATCGATTACGAATGTCCCAATCTGGTCGAGCTTCCCGTGGCCGACGGTGGCAGCCGCTGGGTACTGTTTGTCTCGATCAATCCCGGATCACCCCAGGGTGGCAGCTGCACCCAGTATTTTGTCGGCGATTTCGACGGCAGAGCGTTCACAGCAGATCGTCCTGTGGCGCAGATCATCGACTTTGCCAAGGATTTCTATGCACTGCAGTTCTATGCCGGCGTGGAAAAGCCCACCGCCATTGCCTGGATGGGCAACTGGCAATACTGCCAGGAGGTCCCCACTCATGCCTGGCGCGGACTGATGACACTGCCGCGCGAGATGTCGCTGGCCCATGATCCCATCCAGGGACTGCGGCTGGCACAGCAACCGGCGGGACTTGAAGCCCTGCGCGGACCGCGCATCGCCATGGACCCCGGCCGCATCGATGCCGGCAGCGCACGTCAAGTCGCCCTGCCGGAAGGCCAGGCCATCGAATTGTCGATCACGTTCGAGATCGACAATGACCCATCGGGTCCGGCGGCGGGTGGCAAAGGACGCGGCGGCCGCTTCGCCATCGAGTTCAGCAATGATCAGGGTGAAATGCTTTCCATCGGCGTCGATGCACTGGCCCAGCAGGCCTGGCTGGATCGCAGCCGTCTGCGCGGTTTCAGCCAGCCCTTTTTCACCGGCCAGTTCTCGACCCCGATCGCGCCGCGTGATCGCCGGGCCAGGTTTCGCATCATTCTGGACGCCTGCTCCGTGGAAGTCTTTACCCAGGACGGCATGGAAGTCGGCACCGCCCTGATCTATCCGGCGGCACCGCTCAATTTGCTGCGCCTGCATACCAGCGGCAGTGATGCCATCGTGCATGCCGTCGAACTCCATCCGCTGGCCAAGACGATGGAACGCTCTACCTGGTCCGGCGAGGTCTGA
- a CDS encoding helix-turn-helix transcriptional regulator — translation MNQAFRDGELASAPRVDEAQRRELGAFLMACRTRLDPAAFGFSGRHRRTPGLRREEVALAAEVSVSWYTWIEQGRKVRASMEVLGRLAMALRLNEAERLHLFALSGYPAPATDTDESLTDGLSQLVLAMQPLPAYIRNARFDILVWNPAIADLFVDYGALPPEQRNTLWLMYLYPPYRRQIVEWERVARGLLASLRGAYARADDKASFLPLLTALQAGSEEFRRWWPEHDVDRFDEGIKRIEHPRRGRMELRYVALIPENRPELSLVTYLPV, via the coding sequence ATGAATCAAGCCTTCAGGGACGGAGAGCTGGCTTCGGCACCCCGTGTGGACGAAGCGCAACGGCGGGAGTTGGGCGCTTTTCTGATGGCGTGCCGGACCCGGCTGGATCCAGCGGCCTTCGGCTTTTCGGGGCGGCATCGACGCACGCCCGGTCTGCGCCGCGAAGAGGTCGCGCTGGCGGCCGAGGTCAGTGTCAGCTGGTATACCTGGATCGAGCAGGGCCGCAAGGTGCGGGCCTCGATGGAGGTGCTGGGCCGGCTGGCCATGGCCTTGCGGCTGAACGAGGCGGAGCGTCTGCATCTGTTTGCCTTGTCCGGTTACCCGGCGCCGGCCACCGACACGGATGAAAGTCTGACCGACGGGCTGTCCCAGCTGGTGCTGGCCATGCAGCCGTTGCCGGCTTATATCCGCAATGCGCGCTTCGACATCCTGGTCTGGAATCCGGCGATTGCCGATCTGTTTGTGGACTACGGTGCGCTGCCGCCGGAGCAGCGCAATACGCTGTGGCTGATGTATCTGTATCCGCCCTACCGGCGGCAGATCGTCGAATGGGAGCGTGTCGCCCGTGGTTTGCTGGCCTCTTTGCGCGGTGCTTATGCCCGTGCCGATGACAAGGCTTCCTTCCTGCCCTTGCTGACGGCCCTGCAGGCCGGCAGCGAAGAATTCCGGCGCTGGTGGCCTGAACACGACGTGGATCGTTTCGACGAGGGCATCAAGCGCATCGAGCATCCCCGCCGCGGTCGCATGGAGCTGCGCTATGTGGC